The DNA window TTGCATTTCTAGTATTGATTTGTAGTTGAATCATTTGATTGTAACTGGAATATATGCAGTTAATAAGATGTATGTATTCTATTCCTAGTTTAAAGGAATAGCATGTGTATATATGGGAAAACGGCTTAATGCCATTTCATTAAAGCTTGTGTATATATGTAGGATAGAAATTCATTAATAGAGCAAACCACTTTTCTTGAATTTAATAAACAAGAGGAAACTAAGCAATTAGTGTAATGTTGATTGTGGCTTTATCTTTATCCTGTTCTCTTGTCTTCCCCTTCTTTGTTATAACTGCTTAAAATTGATTTAGGCTATGTATCATGCAGATTGACTGTGACAAGACAATAATGGTTACAATGAAACATGATGACAAACTTCAGGATGGATCAGAATGTGCTTTTCAGGTACCCTATATTGTTCATTTTCATGTgattttcccttttcttttatttcagtAGGGAGGGGGCTCTTATTTGAAAACTTGAATGCGCCTTCTTTATTATACATCGCTTCCTGTAAAAGCTTAGAACTTCTTTGGTataggtttttatttttaaataatccaattttttgaaagaaaacattgtttgatgaaaaatggattatttggaGTTATTTGAGTTAAGTGACTAAAAACAtcctttatatttaatatttaaaatgttataaaaaaaataaagtaagggaTAAGGGGTTATTTAGATGACATTATTGTAAGATTGAAGTGGTTTCATCCtttaaaaacattatggtaAGAAAGCAGTGGAATTAATTAATATGCTAGCTTTCTATAGTTGATTATAGCGATAACAATGAATTATGGTTTTTTCTTGTTCAGTGTGCTCTTCTATATACAACTGTTTATGGCCAAAGAAGAATCCGAGTTTCTACATTATCTCTACCATGCAGCAGTCTACTGAGTAATCTATTCCGGGCAGCTGATCTTGACACCCAATTTACTTGTTTCTTGAAGCAAGGTTCGTATACTCCCAATAATATGCTGTGGTGTTCTGTAAATGGCTttcactaataaaaaaatttaaacaactTTCATTAAGTTTCTCTACTAACACAAAAATGGCGTTAACCGTAGAAAGTGTTAACAGTAGAAAGTATCTGAAACACGTACAAGAGGTAAATAAAGAAAAGCTCACATGAAACATGTCAATCTCCTTTCTGACATTCCTGAATTGGGGTTGACACGTTTCGAAgtaaaagtataataaaaaacaacttCAAAGCATATTTACTCCTAATGGGTTTCTACCGTGAAGAGTGCTAACTATGCATTTTTTTGCTTTCTTTGCATGTAGCTGCTAATGAAATTCCTTCCAGTCCACTCATTCAAGTGAGGGAAAAAGTCATGGAACTCTGCATCAATATCCTTCACTCGTATCGTAAATTCTGTGCTACCGTGACATCCTCGGGACAACTTATACTTCCAGAAGCGCTTAAACTGCTGCCTCTGTATACACTTGGTATATTTCTTAATCTTGATGTACTGTTATTCTTATTTTGCATATTTGTTACCTTCATTATTTAACTCTGATATTGGGCTGTTTTGTTATCAATTTTTGTTGCGGTTGATCATGATGTGAAAAATCTACTTTTGTTCAGTTTGTGAAAAATAACAAtgatcttaaaaaataattccatCATTGTCTTATAGCATGCTAGCCAATGGCCATGATAATATAGGATTGACAATCAGATGGCATGTTCTTATATCATGCTGGCCAACTTTAGTTCTTTAACGAAACTAATCATATAAGGAACTTAGATATTTCTTCTCATGTTCTTTTTTTAGATTTGGTCAAGAGTTTACATTTTTTATCATGTCCTTTTCAGCTTTGGTGAAGAGTACAGGATTGAAAACAGATGGGAGAATAGAGGATAGGTCATTTTGGATCAACTACGTTTCCTCACTTTCTACTCCTTTAGCTATCCCATTTGTGTACCCTAGAATGATGGCAATTCATGACCTTGACTCCAAGGTATGCAGTTTTTATACTGTAATATGAtattgcattttttttctttatcatgTGGCCCTTATCTTACCAATAAATTGGTGGCAGGAAATGGATGGATCACTTGTACCTCCTGTTATCCCCCTTTCAAGTGAACATGTACAAGATGATGGAATATACCTTCTTGAAAATGGTATTGATTGTTTGATTTACATTGGAAACTCTGTGAATCCCGATATCACGCGGCAATTGTTTGGTATTTCTTCACCCGATGAAATCCCAACTCAGGTagttttacattttatttttgtcaacaTATATTTCCAATGAGCTTGTATTTCATGCATGCATATGGATTTGTAATATCCAGAACCTTTTCATTCGTCCACGAAAAAAAAAGACATAAGAAAGGCAGAACAACATAAAGAACATCAAAATAAGCCAGTTAAAGAGCAATTTATGACATAAGTTGTCATAAGCTAAATCCAAATAGAACATAACAACCTAAAATGAAACatcagaaagaaaataaaaaataaaaatatcaggTAAGAACACCCTGCACTAATGATTGCGTGCATATGTTGAATAATGCTTATTAGAAGTTTGGATGTTTGGTCCCACTAAGAATGCATTGTTGGAAGTGGAGGGTCATGGCTGTGAAGGAATGTGCTAGTTTCCTCCAGGGAATAAACCctagttttcaaaaaaaaaaaacgttttgATGTTTGGCACTAGAGTTAAACCACATTGTACCTTAACTGTTTCTACATATGCTATCTAGTGTGCATAAACAAATATGATAAAGGTATACCCGCAATGTGTATATGAGAGGCAGGTTTGACTTAAAATGAGGACCAAATACAAACAATGTATTTACTTGTATGCATACTCCATTGATAAATTTCATTGTGGATGGAACTATTCCACAACTTTAATTGCATGGATAaccaattttatatttaaatactttatatttcCATTCAGGTAGCCAAGTGGTAAGAGTCTTGAACTAAAAGAGTGAGGTCTCAGATTTGATTTTCACTGAAAATACTTTAGGAATGTTTGTTAGCTTCCTACAGTGAAACAATGCCCTTgtcaacaaaataaaagaacTGTTTACTTTGAGCCTCTTCCCcagaaaaaaaactataataaatGGCCTAGTTAGTAACCGCTCCATCTCCCTCTCTTAGCTAAGTATGCAGGTACAAAAAGTGTGTAAAATGATGTTGCCATTAAAATCTTTAACCCACTTTGTTCAacactttttcttcttcttttgagtGATGAAATTATTCTCATTGCTTTATACTGGATAAAGTACCATAGCAAAGTAGATCCATCTTGCTTGTTTATATGGTCATATATGtttattgttttcttcttcCACAGTTTGTACTGCAGCAATATAGCAATCCATTGTCCAAGAAATTAAATGATGTTGTCAATGAAATAAGGCGTCAAAGATGTTCATATCTACGGTATGTACTACTTTTCATTGAAGTTGAACaaacttttttatattcttaCTGTCCTATTATTCAACATGCATTTGACTGATCTCCATTTATTTTCCTTCTGCAGCATGAAGTTATGCAAGAAAGGGGATCCATCAGGTAAACAATGTTGACCTTGATACAAATCTTTTGGATCTAAAACGTATTTGGACGAGAttatgtttggaaactaaacttagtgagacaaattagaaaatttatttgttgtttaatgttttaatCCAGATacaaaacatattttacaaGTGTTTTTGGATCTGAATCCAAATCAAAATGAGAACCCGTAAATAAATTTCTGAATGGCGGGGACTAAGTTTTGTTTTCCAATTACCTCATCTGGGGAAGCTGTCAATATATCTCTGCATGTGTGTAGTTCTGTTTGGAAATGTGATTTCTGGATCCATATCCAGatgaaatatcttaaaaaaaatgaagtgtttccaaatagttGAGAAAAGAAAGGGTCGACCGTACATCATGTtttgaataagtttaatttCATTGTGATTTTCAGGAATGTTGTTCTTCTCGTGCATGGTGGAAGATAAAAGCCCAAGTGGTCTCTCCTATGTTGAGTTTTTGGTGCATATTCATCGACAAATTCAgaataaaattacataaatccCCATATACCTTGTATTTCTTAGAGGACTCTTTGTGGGAGAAAAAgctcaaattaaaatacaatGAGTTTTGCTTGGGTGGTGGCAGCAGCCCGAGAGCAAAATCTTAGCCAAGAACAGTTTTGAGGCAAACAGGTCTTACTTACAGTGGTAGTAGTGTCAAGCTAATAAtgggtattttattttatttcatttcatggtttttattatttatacacccatttgtttgttttgtttcctATGGTTTGCCCCCCTTCTGTAGACGATAATTTGTGTAGACATGTTTGTTGATTGCGAAGGAAACTCCATGTTTGTAGAACGGTTTTTGGCTCAGATATAGACATTAATAGTCGACTATTTAAACCGGATTTGTTGTGTTGAACTCATTTTTCTTTGTTGGATATAAAGATTATATTACTAGCTTTGTCCTCATTGATTGATATGAAGGTGGatatgtttgatttggtttatatcagcaactattttattttcGTTGTAATGTGGtagtatttttcttttttttttagtggtattatttgagtttttaagtTAGTGATTGAATTAAAGGATAACAAGTAAGAAATTTGATGAAGTCAAAACAGAGTATTGATGTCTTTCAtagttgatattttattaacttcataattgatttattttatttataattaaatttaaaaaataaacgaATCATCGTTTTTAAATCAATTAGGAAAATTTTTGTGCGATGCATACggattaaataaaaacaaaataaatttaaaaaaaattataataatatgtttaatgtttatcattcttaataaatcacgaataatatattaagataaaaaatagaacgtctttattttatattttattcatttcggtaaaataatttattttctcacatatttcattacatttttttcgaataattttctaatcttgtgactttacattttcattttttaaatcaaatatttaatatttagcattttaatctcacactttggtcaatcaaatatttgattcatatttgtttaatcACTTTTAattgataccggtctattattcATCGgtaaaccacatctcaatcaaaCTTATTAAAAGGTCGTacttttttgttaggttgcaaattcaaaacatatgtatatcatttttaattttatttttaatcgttttaagtttatgagcgagtcaatccacaatccgactcaggtatctatttactcttacatatatattcaaattaaccacagttttcccggcaatccggatactttaaaaattaagcataattatatatatatatatatatatatatatatatatatatatatattagttagttaaaaagttgaaatttatattgttaaaatgttctgTGTTCATTGGTGttaaatttagaatataaagtgttgttagtctatttggttaaagggttgtacttgttttgttagattgcaagttcaaaacatacatagagcaattttaattttaatttttaaccgttttaagtttatgggtgggtcaactcacaatccgactcaagtattcatttactctcacatatggcaatccgaatactttaaagaattaagcatcattatatatagagaaagaGGTGATATTAAAGTGTtgttaacctagttggttaaaaggttgtacttgtttttgttaggttacaagttcaaaacatacatataacatttttatttttatttttaaccgttttaatttatgaacgggtcaactcacaattcgacccaagtatccatttactctcacatatatatatccaaattatccaTAGCTCTCCacccggacactttaaaaattaagcatcattatatatattatatatatagatattgtCACAccatataataggtttgaaggcaatataattttgatgttcACAATTGagacttttattaattttgaatgccttaaatttaaaatgttttaaatatgaattaaactCGCATTAGTTATGATATTAAAGATAagtaatttatctttatttcaaACAACTATATTCTTCACATTGTTATGCATGAATGAAGCTTGTTTTCAAGAAACTAAACAAAACTATTACTAAGATTCATAAAACTCAGAGACTTGGAAAATTCATtgcaaagaaaatgaaaatgggTTCCCATCACTTTGGCCAACACTTATTTCATGGATTATTTCTTTTAACAAAGACTTTAATGGTTCTATTTTTCTTATTGTTGATAGATTTCAAAAACTGTAATTCAACATCTACATTAATAGTTTGTAAAGACAAAGGAAAAATCATgaacacaattacaaaatcaTAGAAAGTATGCTTTGGTGATGTTCTAGAAGCCAATGCAATAATGATGGGAATTGAAATTTTAACATCACTAGGACAAAAGCCTAGACACATGTTCCTCATTTCAGACTCATCTAGCTGCATCAATTTCATCAATGGATCAACATCggaaaaaaaatgtttggaaTTCATAACATATAGATCACTTccattatattattgaaaaagtgAATACAAAATAATGGgtatatcaaaaaataaaattagagtaGTAGACATGTCCCACACTggaaaaacataacaaaatgaataaaaaatataataatgttctTTATTGTCCTTATAATgctaaattcattaaaataattgaattcaCTTAATGCAATGAATTATAAGCtaaaagtttattttgttattttgtgagTTTTATTTTGCAATTAAAACCACTTATAAgcattaaaaatcaaattaattgtaaagataaataatttttttaaagtgcATCCTTCtttatatgtttgatttagaGGAAGAACAATgttgttcttttttttatttttatgtttgtttacAGAAATAGACTTAGGTCCTAATTGGTTTCGGATTTCAAGACTTTGTTTACTTTGgtcttaaaaaaatcttaattgatttgaaaaataatgtgACAACCCTAACTAGGTAGCgtttgtttcatatttttttttgtattctcTTGTAGggtttacatgaaggtataaatacttttacatgaacgtataaatgttttcaCATTAATGTGTtagtgattttacatgaacatttatatatatttaatatataattatctaaaatataaatatctagtGAAGCAAATCTCATCAGGTAGCGTTTGTTTCACTTATTTGAACGATGTAAATACCTTGTGAAGCAACCATCACCCGGTAGCGtttgtttcatcttttttttattctcttgcagggtttacatgaaggtataaatacttttacataaacgtataaatattttcacatgagtgttagtgattttacatgaacgtttatatatatttaatatataattatataaaataattaaaataaattcatttaaatatcttgtaaataaattttaaaatattttattttaaaattcatttaaatatcttgatcagaaattttttaatatattatatatatatatttaatatataattatataaattataaaataattaaaacaaactcattaaaatatctatcaaataacattaaaaaatatgtttatattatatatatatatatatatatattattaataaatttgtaaaaattaatttaaatatatcataactaaatttataaaatatatagattataaataattaataattcataccaattaaataaaagatgtGACAAagtaattatgtatattttatatatatatatattttatatatatatatatatatatatatatatatatatatataatatatatatatatataatatgacataattaatacaaattaatttaaatacattctaaataaaataataaatatgtttttatatattaattatatttaatatatagttatatataatataaaataattaatagattttatttaCGGAGTCAAATGAAACTAACTTCATATTAAGTATTTACGTTGTAAAACCCATGTAAAAATCATTCAGTTTTATATTGTAAAATCTATGTAAAAACAGAATTATGTACTATCGCTCCGGTAATGTAAAACAAAGTGAAGCGAAAGAAACTTCCCTTCTTTGCACTGTTCATTGACCCGGATATAAATTTGGGTTCCAGATATATATCTTCTTTCTCAGCCTGTAATTCAATAGCAGAAAATCTGATTTGTTctaaaagggagaaattaaCACTATTTAGTCAAATAAGTTCTTTTATTTGCCTCATTCATAttacattttcaaattaaaaaaatgaaaatatcatgTTATTTAAAAGTCAAAACCCTCATTCTTATAGAAATAAATGCACTTGTGCATAAATAGAAtttccaattcaattctaatacattgaaaacttataaaattgtaattccaaaACTGGAATgataaaaatgacataaaataattttcaagaaattataaatatcttGAATTGTGATTCGGTCCCAAACATGACATTGGCTTAGTATCAAAGTAAACCTCCAAAGCAATATAACCATGAACCccaaaattaaagaaagaattagggctttaatttatatatcatatgtcaactttataaataatatactaaACTGTTGTGGAATTAGTATTTAATTTCAAGGGAAGACTTTAATTTCCTGTCACATTAAAATTAACTTTAACTACAATCAGTGCCTAATTTTTAACAACAAAAAACATCAACAATTGCTTGCGGATTTACAATTAAGAACAAAAAGGATGTTCATGAGCCAATCAAACAACTTGATTCTCAAAAATCACAACATTCCTTTATTTCTATATCTGACAATATAAGAACATAAATAATGACAAGTATAAGTGAAACTTGgaaaaattaatcaaatccaCACAAACCATAAGAGGGTCAAAAGACATACCCGAAAGCTCAAACAGCGTTCCTTGTTTGTGAAATTTCCCACCAATCTTCTTCCGCAGTTCAACGATTGTCTCCATCTAGAAATTAAATCCACACAAACCATAAGAGGGTCAAAAGAACATAAATTATGACAAGTATCATGAAGATAAATCCTATAAAAAGTTTCAATTAAAtctattctatatatatataagatttataGAAGCTCACCTGACAAGAAGACATTGTCCTTGGATAAGAACCAAAAGCAGAAACTGGAGAAATGGGGTAACTGACTGCATATCACCGGTTGATGATGTTATAGTTTACGTCATAGTTGGAGGAGGTCTCATTTGAGCTATAGAAGTGTGAAATTTTAGGAAGTTTTACTCTTAGAGAACTCTTGATACATGTCAAAACTTCCCAAAAATCTGTTGTGTTGTTTCTTCAATAATCTATATGCTTTCATTTCTTTTGGCCCAAAGTTTCTATTAACAAAGCTATTATCAATATACTTCAATTCTGTAGGGCACATATCATCGAATAAGTCTGACCCAACTGTATCAGTATAATCATTCCTGGAGATACCTTTCACACGTTTTTCCAAAGCAAACATAGTGAATCTCTCTTCTTCAATATCAATGTCAGATTGCGTATGAGAAAATGCAGATGGCACGAGCAACACAAGGGAACCTTCCTTTTTCTTGGTTTCAGAAGGAACTTCATCCATGGCATCTGCAAGAGAAACTGCATCATCATTTTGAGATAAAGAACTAGAGCCTGTTACGATTTCCTTGGCCACTTTTAGAACATCATTACACCTCCGAGTAAGTTCCATTGCAGTGTTATCAAAGTTTTCCCCTTTATCTTCCGCCTTGGATAAACTAATTAGAACTGGAAGAGGAAGAATGGGACCAACTAGAGAACTACCAGGCTTCGTGGTTCCTGACCATTTGTTGCTTCGACAAGAAGGTGCTCGAAAGAAAAATGGAGGTAATTGTGGTTGTTCTGGAACATCCAAGAATTCCAGCGACACTTCTTTATTATCCAATAGAACCTCAATTACTTCAGAATAGCAAGAAAATGCCTGTTGTAGGATATTTGTGGGTAAACTTGACCAGATAATCCTCGAAGCAACCTCATAAATGCTCATTGGAAGTGGAATTTCTTTGAACGCATTTTTATCTAAACCATAATGGTTGAccttctcacatatatattgatTGAAATATTCACTAGAGGAGCCTTTCTTATGATGCCTTTTATTAGACTTTATAGTTTTCCTCAATGCAATGCTATCAAGATCACCACTAATGTAACTTACAAGGTAGTCAAGTTTTAGGTACTTAAATTTCTTGGGAAATCTATATTCCCCATCATTTGAAGAACACATAAGAGAATCCTCACACCCTCTAACTGAGTCTTTATGGATCTTCTCTGATGATCCCATGAATTCCCACGAAGCTTGATACCTTAGTGATTCAAGCTTCCCAGATGACATCAGCCGAATTAGTGTAAAGCTGTCTTGCATTTCTGGTGCATGCAATTGATTATGAAGGTCCTTATCGAGAATGCCAAACCCTATaactatttctttcttttgtcgCCAATCAACCCATTCTGGAAGAGCGTCTTTCTCAAACTCATCTCGAACAAGACAACTTCCACAATGACATTCGCCAACAGGACACGGGAGTTGTGAAGGGAGTCCCCAAGCATAAAACTGTTTGCTGAATTTAGAAATTTTTGAGGAGACTGTTCCTTTAGGAGGTGGCCCATAGCAAAAGATACTAAACTGGCAGTTCCAAAAGGACCCCACAATAATGCAATACCCCGAATCAGAAGCCCACTTATATTGATCTTTGGAGTGAGACCTCATCTCAGACAATGGGTAAACAGAAATATAGGATGGTGTGGGAAGATCATGAGCCCATTGTAGCAATGGCATCATTGGCTTCCGAATATCACAAAGAAGAAGTAAACGATTAGTTGCCACAACAAAATAGAAGCCATCAGAGCTAACTTTACTAAAGGTTGTGAACCTGTCATTCATAACACCCATTGTCATTGCCAAAGACTGAATCTTCAGCAAACAACTCTTCTTGCAACTATCAGATCTCAAATCAACAAGAAATATGGCATAAGAATGAGCAACAATCAAGATTCTAGGATGCCAACTAAATTCACAACTCAACCATCTACCATGCCGCATACTGTTGAACTCGTCGTCCCATGGAACATGCAGTTTTTTCCCAAGAATTGCCCCGTCTAAGCTTTCTTTTCCA is part of the Impatiens glandulifera chromosome 1, dImpGla2.1, whole genome shotgun sequence genome and encodes:
- the LOC124919724 gene encoding uncharacterized protein LOC124919724, with amino-acid sequence MDLSEEWKSVWPISSVFSAPLLLNNDSGGGGHPLGPLIFNPNMDTRSLLLSSSFLSSFVPPSFPHLSLSRFLSTTPSPNNPSSLLPSIASSIACEFGPHQSVSPEISTLGYNCLQFLRCPLSSSLLVLFPTGDNSDQVGYALLSVKDGKLSVQCNGNDGIFKSKNKFNHRILRLLVNSSNGFPCSSGKSSIHPLGYVMACTMYSVHWFTASIMGIGSNEERPFLHFVGSKLFKSNSVAHACWNPHLPHESVVLLSHGRLFLFDLESYAGKESLDGAILGKKLHVPWDDEFNSMRHGRWLSCEFSWHPRILIVAHSYAIFLVDLRSDSCKKSCLLKIQSLAMTMGVMNDRFTTFSKVSSDGFYFVVATNRLLLLCDIRKPMMPLLQWAHDLPTPSYISVYPLSEMRSHSKDQYKWASDSGYCIIVGSFWNCQFSIFCYGPPPKGTVSSKISKFSKQFYAWGLPSQLPCPVGECHCGSCLVRDEFEKDALPEWVDWRQKKEIVIGFGILDKDLHNQLHAPEMQDSFTLIRLMSSGKLESLRYQASWEFMGSSEKIHKDSVRGCEDSLMCSSNDGEYRFPKKFKYLKLDYLVSYISGDLDSIALRKTIKSNKRHHKKGSSSEYFNQYICEKVNHYGLDKNAFKEIPLPMSIYEVASRIIWSSLPTNILQQAFSCYSEVIEVLLDNKEVSLEFLDVPEQPQLPPFFFRAPSCRSNKWSGTTKPGSSLVGPILPLPVLISLSKAEDKGENFDNTAMELTRRCNDVLKVAKEIVTGSSSLSQNDDAVSLADAMDEVPSETKKKEGSLVLLVPSAFSHTQSDIDIEEERFTMFALEKRVKGISRNDYTDTVGSDLFDDMCPTELKYIDNSFVNRNFGPKEMKAYRLLKKQHNRFLGSFDMYQEFSKSKTS